The genomic DNA GGCTGTGATCCTGAACGAATCGTGGTGTTTCATTCGTTGTCCAAGCGCAGCAACCTGCCCGGACTGCGGTCTGGTTTTGTGGCCAGCGGGCCGAAAAACATTAAGGAAATTCGCCAGTTGCGGGCCTATGCGGGCGCGCCGGTACCAATGCCAATTCAGCGCGTTTCTGAACGGGTTTGGTCGGACGAAGGCCATGTTATTCAGAATCGCGAATTGTACCGAGCGAAGTTTGACGATGCTGATGTGATTTTTGCAGGCGTGAACAGCTATGCCTCGCCGGAAGCGGGATTTTTCCTGTGGCTTCCGGTTGAGGACGGCGAAAAGGCCACATTAAAGCTGTGGCAAGAGACAGGCGTTCGGGTATTACCGGGCGCTTATCTGTCCCGCCCTGACCCCAATGGGGATCCGGGGCAAGGTTATATTCGGGTGGCACTTGTGGCGCCGAAAGAAGAAACGCAGCGCGGTCTGATCCTGATCCGCGACTGTTTGTACACGTGAGGAACGGTAAAATGGCGTCTTATCAATCTCGACAAAGAGATCCCCTGCTTGATCGTGGCACCCAAGCTGCGATTGAAAAACGTGGCCGCGAACTGGTGGGCATTGGCCTGTTTGTTGTCGGTCTGATGGTGGCGATGATGCTGTGGTCCTACGCGCCCGATGATCCGAACCTCATGTCTGCGACGGACGCCCCTGTTCAAAACTGGCTGGGTCGGCCGGGTGCGTCGTTTGCCGCGGCGCTGTTTATGGTCGTTGGCTACGCAAGCTGGATGGTGCCCGCGGTGCTGATGGCGTGGGGGCTGCGGTTTACGCTGCACCGTGGGCAGGAGCGTGCCGTGGGTCGGGTAATTTTTGCCCCCATCGCGATTGCTGCGACGGCGATTTATGCCGCGACGCTGAACACGGGCACTGGATGGGAAGAAAGTTTTGGTCTTGGCGGGCACTTTGGCGACATGGTCTTATCGATCCTGCTGACGATCCTGCCGTTTGGAACGACGTTCAGCGTGAAACTAATGTCTTTCGTTATGGGGCTCGGCGTTGTGGCGTTGATGGCGTTCGCGCTGGGGTTCACGATGTATGAGATCAGGCGCTTGGGCCGTTTTCTATTGGTCGGCCTGATTGTCGTCTATTCTGGTGTTCTAAACCTTCTCGGTCGATCGGCGTCAGCATCCTACAACGGTGCGCAAGCTTTGAATTCCAGAGTTCAGGAGCGCCGCGAGTTGTCGCGCCAAGAAAAGGCCGAAGTTAAGGCTGAATTGGCTGCAGTGCGGGCAATCCCAGCGCCGTCTTTAGCACAAGAAACTGCGCGTGTGGCCGCCGTGGTGCGCGCGAATCCAGCGATGCCAACCCGTTATGAGGATTTTGATCCGATTGAAGCACCCGTACTGCGTGCACGTGCGCCCGCACCTTTGGCCGCGCCCGCACGTGTTGCGGAACCTGCGCAAAAAGCAGGTTTGTTTGCGTCCTTGCTGAAACGTGCCGATCCGATGCCGGAGCCGGAATTGATTGAAGAACCGCCGCTAGAGGGCGACGTGCCTGCCGCTGATACAGATCGTATTTCGGCACGCATTGCCAACGCCGTGCGCAGCCGCAGTGGACAGCCACAAGAAGTGCAGGTGACCACGAAACCGGGTGTGAACCCCGCAATTACCGCGGCGATTGCCAGCCGGACGGAACCGCAATCAGCACGCGTCGAACCCACGATGGGACGCCAAACTGGGCCGCGCCCACTGTTGTTGAACAGGCAACAGAGGGCAGCCTTGGATTTGGCCGCGCCCACCGAAGCGCCGATGGCGGAGTTGGATGAGGATTACACGCCACCCGCAATGGATTATGCGTCCGTAGATGGGGCCGCGATGCAAACGCCAGCGGCTGCGTTTTCGCCCGCTTTGATTCGTGTGCCGGAGGCAAAGGCGGTCGTTCAGCATCCAGTGCGCAAATCCGTTCAGCCATCGCGTCAAGCCAAGGCCGAAGCGCAACCCGCGTTGAAGTTTGAGGACAAGCGTCCCGTCTATGAAGTACCCCCGCTGAGCCTGTTGTCGTCACCAGACGAAATCACCCGCCATGTGTTGAGCGATGAAGCGTTGGAAGAAAATGCCCGCATGTTGGAAAACGTGTTGGATGATTACGGCGTCAAAGGTGACATCGTTTCAGTGCGCCCCGGTCCAGTCGTCACGATGTATGAACTTGAACCCGCACCGGGATTGAAAGCATCGCGCGTTATCGGTTTGGCGGATGATATTGCACGGTCGATGTCCGCGTTGTCGGCACGGGTGTCCACAGTCCCCGGTCGCACGGTTATTGGAATTGAATTACCGAACGAAAACCGCGAAATGGTCGTGTTGCGCGAGATGCTGAGTGCGCGAGATTTTGGTGACAGCAACATGAAGCTGCCGCTGGCCTTGGGTAAGGATATTGGCGGTGAACCGATCATCGCCAACCTTGCCAAGATGCCCCACCTGCTGATTGCGGGCACCACTGGTTCGGGTAAATCCGTAGCCATCAACACCATGATCCTGAGCCTGCTGTATAAGCTGAGCCCCGAAGAATGCCGGATGATCATGATCGATCCGAAAATGCTGGAGCTGTCGGTTTATGACGGTATTCCGCACCTGCTGAGCCCGGTTGTGACCGACCCTAAAAAAGCGGTCGTCGCGTTGAAATGGGTCGTCGGCGAGATGGAAGAACGTTACCGCAAGATGTCCAAAATGGGCGTGCGCAATATTGATGGGTATAATGGCCGCGTGAAAGACGCGCTTGGCAAAGACGAGCTGTTCAGCCGCACGGTGCAGACGGGTTTTGATGACGATACGGGCGAGCCTGTGTTTGAAACGGATGAGTTCAAGCCCGAAGTGCTGCCCTTTATTGTCGTGATTGTGGACGAGATGGCGGACCTGATGATGGTTGCCGGAAAAGAGATTGAAGCCTGTATTCAGCGACTGGCGCAGATGGCGCGGGCATCGGGTATTCATTTGATTATGGCAACGCAGCGACCGTCAGTGGATGTCATTACGGGGACGATCAAGGCCAACTTCCCGACGCGGATTTCGTTTCAGGTGACCAGCAAAATCGATTCGCGCACCATTCTGGGTGAACAGGGTGCCGAGCAGCTTTTGGGCATGGGTGACATGCTGTATATGGCGGGTGGATCAAAGATTATGCGGGTGCACGGGCCGTTCTGTTCTGACGAAGAGGTCGAAGAGATTGTCACCTATCTGAAGGCCTACGGTCCGCCAGAATACTTTAGTGGCGTGGTTGAAGGACGCGCGGATGATAATGCCAGCAGCATCGACGAGGTGCTTGGTCTGGGCGGAAACACCGACGGCGAGGACGCGCTTTATGATACGGCGGTGGCGATTGTTGCCAAGGATCGCAAATGTTCGACGTCCTATATCCAGCGCAAGTTGGCGATTGGGTATAACAAGGCCGCACGATTGGTTGAGCAGATGGAAGACGAGAATATTGTCAGCGCCGCCAACCATGTTGGCAAACGCGAGATTTTGATCCCGGAACGGCAGTAATTTAACGGGCTTCAGGGCCCCGTTTTCGCATCCGGTTCGGCTAGAATATCTTTTATCTGTGTTTCCAAATCGGCCTTCCAGCCGGCACGCAATTCATTGACCCTTGCCATCATAGCAGCGTTCTCTGCGAGGGGAACGTCGGGCTCATAATGTTCAGCCACTTGGATCATTGATTTGCGATCAACGGCGTCAAAGGCGTCAGACACCTGTGCGGATTTATCCCGCGACATGCCCAGCGCCTCTAGCGCGGATCTGCCGATGCGCAATGAACTGTCGTAGGTTTCGCGAATGATGTCGCGGCAGCCGGCAGCATACAGATCATAGACGTGGTTACGATCCACGGCGCGGGCAATGATGTGCACGTGCGGATAGGTGTGATGGACGTATTTTACGAGTTCGGTGATCTGTTCTTTGCCGTCGATAGCCACGACGAAGATCTTCGCCTCGTCGATGCCTGCTGAATGCAAAAGGTCTGGACGGGTCGCGTCGCCGTAGTAGGCGCGCATTCCGAATTTCGCGACCATGTCGATCTGTTTGGATGAATAATCGATCACAGTCGAGCCGTAGCCCGCACCTTCTAGCATGCGACGCACCAGCCCACCAACGCGGCCATGTCCCGCGACGATAATGTGGTTTGCTTCATCAATGGTGTCGGTTTCGCGGTCCTGATCGGTGTCAAAACGCGGCACTATCACGCGGTCATAAAGGATGAACAGCAGCGGGGTCAGCAGCATCGACAGGGCCACGACCAGCAACAGCTGATCCGCGATAGCGCCGGGAATGACGTTGCTGGCGACGGTGAACGACAGCAATACAAAGCCGAATTCACCAGCTTGCGCGAGGCCGAGGGCGAACAGCCACCGATCACTGCCCTTGATATTGAAGACCACAGCAAGGATCAGAAGAACACCTATTTTGAGCGCAATCAGGCCGAGTGTTAAGCCAACAATGAGCATCAG from Octadecabacter antarcticus 307 includes the following:
- a CDS encoding DNA translocase FtsK — encoded protein: MASYQSRQRDPLLDRGTQAAIEKRGRELVGIGLFVVGLMVAMMLWSYAPDDPNLMSATDAPVQNWLGRPGASFAAALFMVVGYASWMVPAVLMAWGLRFTLHRGQERAVGRVIFAPIAIAATAIYAATLNTGTGWEESFGLGGHFGDMVLSILLTILPFGTTFSVKLMSFVMGLGVVALMAFALGFTMYEIRRLGRFLLVGLIVVYSGVLNLLGRSASASYNGAQALNSRVQERRELSRQEKAEVKAELAAVRAIPAPSLAQETARVAAVVRANPAMPTRYEDFDPIEAPVLRARAPAPLAAPARVAEPAQKAGLFASLLKRADPMPEPELIEEPPLEGDVPAADTDRISARIANAVRSRSGQPQEVQVTTKPGVNPAITAAIASRTEPQSARVEPTMGRQTGPRPLLLNRQQRAALDLAAPTEAPMAELDEDYTPPAMDYASVDGAAMQTPAAAFSPALIRVPEAKAVVQHPVRKSVQPSRQAKAEAQPALKFEDKRPVYEVPPLSLLSSPDEITRHVLSDEALEENARMLENVLDDYGVKGDIVSVRPGPVVTMYELEPAPGLKASRVIGLADDIARSMSALSARVSTVPGRTVIGIELPNENREMVVLREMLSARDFGDSNMKLPLALGKDIGGEPIIANLAKMPHLLIAGTTGSGKSVAINTMILSLLYKLSPEECRMIMIDPKMLELSVYDGIPHLLSPVVTDPKKAVVALKWVVGEMEERYRKMSKMGVRNIDGYNGRVKDALGKDELFSRTVQTGFDDDTGEPVFETDEFKPEVLPFIVVIVDEMADLMMVAGKEIEACIQRLAQMARASGIHLIMATQRPSVDVITGTIKANFPTRISFQVTSKIDSRTILGEQGAEQLLGMGDMLYMAGGSKIMRVHGPFCSDEEVEEIVTYLKAYGPPEYFSGVVEGRADDNASSIDEVLGLGGNTDGEDALYDTAVAIVAKDRKCSTSYIQRKLAIGYNKAARLVEQMEDENIVSAANHVGKREILIPERQ